Within Paralichthys olivaceus isolate ysfri-2021 chromosome 19, ASM2471397v2, whole genome shotgun sequence, the genomic segment GATACAGTAAAGCTCCGTCTGGCCGCTCTGAGCCGAGCCGTCATGGAGACAGAGCAACAACAGAAGCGTTTTTCCCGCCATAAAAGGAGGAGTTGTGCACGGATGGTCGGTCAAACCGTTTACAGTTGGGTTTGGGAAGTGGCGTTGGACAGAGGCATCGGATCGGAGGGGGAAGGAGAGTTTGTCTGAAAAGGTTTCACTGGATTCCGTGTGTGATTCTCACGTCTGGTCTCAGGGTTTTGCTGCAGAAGTTTCAGAAGCTGAACAAAGTGCAAACACAAAGACGGTTGTTTTTTCTCAGTGTGACGAGTCCACTTCATTGAGAGAATCACAGTCTATCGGCTGTATTCTCACCTCAGTAGCAAAACTAATACTAGATGTACCTGATAAACCGGCAACGTCCCACTGACACATGGGctcgaccaatcctgagtcagtctcagctgtcagtcaccatgtttcaccatgttttaaaaaaaaaacatcagcgtGATACGAACGAGAGAAaacgacagaaaccatcttcgaGAAAGTTTCTTCAACGcgcactttgacttttcactgaggcccacgtcccatccacggaggaggcagagtgtatggcctacactgcagccagccaccagggggcgatcaagatgatctCTGTATCTGACCACTGTCTCTTATGCTTCCCTCCTCAGCGCGGTcgtccaccaccaccaccatggtCATCGACAGTAAGAGCGGAGACGCCGGCTCGTCGTCTCAACGGACCCCAAAGAAAACGTTCACAGAGGACGTGCACTCTACGTTCAGCTCCCCGCTGGCCTGGATCTTAGTCCTGGCCCTCGTCATCACGTGGTCCTGCGTGTTTGTCATCGTGTTCGACCTGATGGACTACAAGACTCTCTCAGGTATGAAGCGCTGCTCCGTTCTCAGGTTCACAGGAGTCAGACGCTGTAGAGGAGCGAGAGGGTGAATCTACGTGTTGTgaagccacaacattaaaactggtAACTGGTTTGATTTCTGTCTGAGTGTCGGCACGTTGCTCTGAGAACCAAACACACCTGTGTGGCATCCAGGTGCATTTAAGTTGATCTGTGACGAGCAGGATTCTTGAAGCAACACGATGCAACTTTTTCACCTCAAACCAGCAGCTTGATAAAAAGAGtttgatgtgtgagtgtgaacgtGGAGAGagtttcctccttcactctccgagcgtctgttctctgtaACTCTGCTGACTGGGTTCGATCTCCAGCTTCAACTGTCACAATCGGCTCCCGACAGTTGAAGAGCGAAGCTGACCTGTGATCAGtttcaaaacactgagaagttttTAAGAACTAGAGTTTATCTCCAACGTTCAGCGggaaactttaaaaacatgaagaactctgaacagagtttggtgcatttgttacagctgctgctcttctgGTTCAGAAAGCAGAGGATCGTGGGTAATATTTCAGTTCAGCGAGTGAGACAACGCAGTCAGAGATCTCCACGTGtgcctgcagagggcgctgctccTCAGGAGAAGTCCCACAGTGTGATCTGTctcctgttaaataaaataattgaatttataAATCACTTCTCAAGACAAACTGAATAAGTGcttcacaaagacagaaaaatgaaatagagcaaaacaataaaaacacgaAAGGTGCGACGTGACCACTCATTACAAATGTGTTTCATcatgaatgttgttttattgttttatctttctcttctgacttttttccTTGAACTATTTGCTCTCCAGGTTTCTAACAACCACGAATTCTACTAATATAACTCGTTCATATGTTTTCTCGTGAAACTGTGTCATCACCATTTCTCCTCCCAACATCAAAACAAGCGTCTGTTTTCTAACTCTTCACTCGATTCACACAAACCTGAACATCACGGCAACAAGAACAAACGTGTTGGACACTTTATTCCTGGAGAGAGCTGCGAAATATTCTCCTCATTCCCGATTTCATCTGGAATAAGAGGACGGAAGTAACGACACGATGACAAATCACCGTCTGCGTCGATTTAagagaaaagtaaatgttcttaTCGTCACAGTGTTAATTCAAACCCATCATCTGTCTGCGTCATCGTCAGAGAAAcgcctcatcttcctcctctttgtgcTTCACCTCTTTGCTTATTGCGACTGTGTCTCTCATCCAACCAGGTCGCCCGCCTCCTGGCGTCAGGAAGGTTTTTAAGGATTCAGAGCGTAGAGGCAAGAAACCTCATGTGCTACTAACTcctcagagcagaagctgctgattTACCACTAACGGCATTAACTGATAATGAGCTGCAGACATTCAGAAGGacgctgcttcctgtctgttTCACGATGCACTGTAATAAGATGTCGGGTGTAGTTTTGACGTGAGCTTGTTCGTTTCTTAGTCGTTCGAGCCTCCTGCGTAtttgtgaagaagaagaaaactcagtttcaaataactgaaaaaaaaaaatctgaaaacagacaaaccaagcttcatgtttgacattttcagcttcatctctctgttgtgtttttccccCCCCCAGTGTTTCTTTTGCCTGTTTATGTGAAGCTGGttgattaaatgtttaaagagaatgaaaataaaacatttaatcgTGTTTgactaaaacacagaaaacaccacAAGAGCCCAACTTGGATATTTGGAAGCAGATGATGATCCTGATGTTAAGGagtaaaaaacagaaatgctgaTACATCAGTGATCCTTtagatgtcgttatcaaactTTAGTTGAAACTAGAATGAGACTCAGTAGAGTCACGCACAGCCCCAACctgtaaaaccacatttaacacaggatctgcttttttatttggatctgatttgtttatcaagatccatgaaatccATGTGAACGGGGTtagaaaacactgacaaacacttgGAATGCTGGGAACACTGGTCCCCGTCACCAGACTGTGACTGATGAAACAACGGTTTCTACAATTTAAAAGCAGATAAGAACACGTGCACCTCGACGGAGGAGGGTCagtgtggttttttttcatgtgctaCCTGCTGAGCAATCTGCTAAACTGAAGTTCTCCTGCAGTGGTTAAACTGGCCGGTGGGTTACTCCTAATGTGACACTGATCGATTCCTGAAATCCCCGTTTGTTTTGGTTTCGGTTGCGTGGTCCCACCTCAGTTTAACCTTTTTGCTTTAAAGTGGATGTTTTGTTTCCTCACTGCAGACGAACGAGAGCTTCGTCCGCAGTGAGGAAACGTGAGACGCTCtcactgatgttttatttgttggGTTTGATTGAGAACGATCAGCTTCAATCGAACAGAAGCAGTGATTGAAttaaccagtgtgtgtgtgtgtgtgtgtgtgtgtgtgtgtgtgtgtgtgttcatgtcgcTGCTCCACCAGGAGGCCTCACTAAGATCGGCTCAGACCCCATGAAGGTGGTGAACGATGCGGTGGAGGAATCATCAAACCTGATCAGTTTGATGTTCAAATTTGCTGCCAACCTGGTCGCTCCAGAAGAAGATGAAGGTacggagctctgtgtgtgtgtgtgtgtgtgtgtgtgtgtgaaattatttattttaaataaacttgTTCACAGTTGATCTGATCTCACTGttccctctgctctcctctaGCAAATCTCTACGCCGtgagaaaaaaaggtttgtaccgctgcagcttttatttttacagttgcTGAATGAGAAACGGGCTCTTGCTGCTTTTTGAATGTgctttattacatttatatatattttacatgttgtgtacaaccactgactgtaaataaagatggacgaggcATGtgcacttcctcccactatcccactgtactgcagccagccaccagggggcgatggaggctctttggcttcacttgttggagctgtcgtccatcttcatttacagttgATGTACAACCAACAGTCATTTTAATATAATCTTTACGTCCGGGAGGCTCTGATGAGGCTTATTTTACTAATGCAGTTTATCACAAAGAACAGCaactcaaactgaaacaaaactcTCCTGTCGagacttaaaaaaataactttaatatGTGAGGAGAAGGATTTTCAGTCAATGAACTGAAAACTAAGATGGATGAAGACTATTCACAGACCTGGTTTTAAGATTTCTTTGCACAGAGCGTGTGATGGactagaaacacacacacgtggatcAGTGAGACAAAACATGGTCagatgattattatcattattattattgtggtgTTAGTTTTTAACTGACTTTATGTATAAACCATCTCAAAGATTCAAGatggttggaggaggaggaggatgaggaggaggaggaggaggaggtgaagaaaagaaaaggtatTCTCCAGTTACTGTGTTTCTGAGAATGTGTAGTTTAACTGTAGATAACAACTGACGAGTTCTGTTCATCTCCCTGTAACAGCAACACTAATGAAGGCAACAGGACCCAACAGTGAAACCTGACGTGTGGTTTCCCTGAGAGAACTTTACTGTTCTCGTGAGAAGAGTCAGTTTCTTACCACAGAGGATTTGTGCAATTTAacgaggggggaaaaaaaatctcatggAATAAAGTCGGGATTCAACAGATTGAATCctaaatagttttttctttttctcgaAATATCGACTGTcgactttattctcaaatgattttattttcattaaattgtGATTTAATTCTCGTTAAATTACAACTTAGTTCTTTTAATATTAtcgtttttctctctcattaaaatacgactttattcttgtaacatTAAATTCTTTACATTCttctttattcttgaaatcttAATTTCCTTTAACATGGCCCTAATCCTCACTCACGTTCTTTGCTAACTGCTGCCACTAATCTCTTgcaatattataatataacaaTCACAACATGTTTCATTCAGTATCTTTGTTTCGTCAAGTTGCTgattgtacttttatttttttaaatcccaggAGAATTTCTACCGTCTCGAAGTAAAGGTCAGTAACTTTTTACTTTGATTGATTAAAGTCAGTTCACGACTGGAATAGTTTTATTGACagttaattttcttttaatagCATTGAAACGtgttaaaacctttttattGTGGACGTGAAaactttgttcagtttgttgatTCATTACAATGAATCATtaacaggttttattttgcagttgtAGGGATGCAAGCAAAGACGAAACCACCAGTGGTTGAAGCtgtagaggaagaggaggagggagatgaggaggagggagacgaagaggaggctgctgaggaggaggaggaggaggaggaggaggagcaggatgaaGGAGATGCAGAAGAGGGGGAACAActagatgaggaagaggagtatGAAGAGTATTATGAGGATGAAGAATATGAGGATGAGTATTATGAGGATGAAGAAtatgaggatgaggaagagtatgaggaggaggaagaatatgaggaggaggaagattacgaggaggaggaagctgaaggagagggggaggctggggtggaggtggaggaggcagggggagttgaagacgatgaagaagagggagaagaagctgcggcagaggtggaggaagaggaggaggaggaagaagaagatgaagaggagggaaaggAAGTGGAGGataaggtggaggaggaggacgaggaggacgaggacgaggacgaggaggaggacgaggacgaggaggaggaggaagaaggacctgatgaggaagaaaaagaggaggagaagaaagatgaagcagctgtggatgaagaggaggatgtggccgaggaagaggaggacggaTTAGCTGCTGAGGTGGAgcaagatgatgaagatgatgatgaagatgagaaggAACCTGAAGCAGCTGCGGcagacactgatgaagatgatgaaggtgaaTCCAAAGAGGAgactgcagaagaagaggaggacaaagaagatgaagatgatgaggtagaggaagagaagacagatgctgctgatgaagatgatgaagaggagtcTGTAGCTGCTGAtgctgaggatgatgatgatgaagtttcTCCTGAACCTAGTTCCACTTCTGAGGATGAAGAGTCGGGCGTGTCTCCCGACTCTGAGTCTGACGCACCTGTTGACGTCAAAGTCAGCGATGAAGATGTGACTCTGCCTGATGACGCTGataaagaagatgaagaagacaaagatgatgaagacgacGAAGATGACGAAGACGACAAAGATGATAAagttgatgaagatgatgaagacgacaaagatgatgaagatgatgaagatgatgcctTCTCCGACAGCTCAGACCTCAGTGAATCTGCACTTCTCTCcagtgaagaggaggcagaggaggatggcgacgatgacgatgatgaagatgacaaaCTTGCTGAGGGTGTCGCGACATCTGACAGCGATGAAGAcgacctgaagcttgatcttcCTCCTGTCGTCACAGTaggtgaggatgaggaagatgatgaaatTGAGGAACTCAAATTCCCAGAGGAGGaagatcttcttcttctggccGCTCTTGAAGAAGACTATGGAGACCTGAAGGACAGTGATGATgacgaggatgatgatgaagatctgGAGGACGTCTCTGTTGCCTCCTCTGAGCACTTtgcagatgatgaagatgacaatGAAGACAGTGACCTCAGAGACGATGACCTCGACATCGACTTTGATAAAGATGTCCGCGTTGACCTCGACGCtgaagacgatgatgatgatgatgatgaagacgatgaagaCGATAAAGTTGAGGAGGAAGTTGACGTCGCTCCCTTCGAGAGCACAGACAGTGGAGTCctaggtgatgatgatgatgatgatgctctgGGAACAGATGAAGGGTCTGTTGGAGAGACTGTCTACAGCGATGACATCACCTATGACACAAGTGATGAAGACGACGATGACGACGATGAAGATATTGATTCCAGCTCGCTTGAGTTCAGCCTCGATCAAGAGGAAGTTAAATTTGTTTACACTGAAAAAGACGAAGACGAGATCATATCAGAGTCTTTAgctggtgaggaggaggaggaggaggacgatgaagacgatgaagatgatgacgTCCTGCTCGCAGGTTAAAGTTACATcattatgaaaacataaatgttgCGGATTatcttttgaaatattaaatattattattattataattataattccTCGTTAGTAACCAGAGGAGAATGAAAGAGTCAATTAATGAATCTGTGTTAATTAAttgtaatatttaatttaatattattattttctatttagttCATACTTTCACTGAATCTGGTCTTTAATcaaaattaagttttattttttcatactttCCATGAAGCCACCACTGCAGCGGCGTCCACTGTCCAGCAGGAGGCAGTAAAGACTGAGgtgggtgaggaagaggagcagctcagtcaggctgatgatgaagatgaagctgaGGAGGGTGACGCAGAGGAAGCTGGTCAGTGTCACGTGTCTTCTCTGTAGTTTTTGTCCTGTGCTGaagttttgaaatgtgttgacaGAAGCTCAGTTTCACAGTGTTTGAAGAAAAGTACAGATTTTATAAAAACTGTGACGggaacacatttaaattaaaaacaacttcCAACCATCCTCTTAAAAAACTCACCTGCTGTTTATAAATCCATGAGGAGACACTCTGCCTGTTTCAGCCTCGGTCACCGGTCAGCCTGCTGCTCCTGTCGAGGAAGACGAGGGAGGAGACGAAGAGCCGGAGGCTGAAGCTCAGAGATCTGTGGATGAAGCCGAAGATGAGAAAGAGGAGTACGATGAAGACGACGATGAGGAGCGGGCGACGGTGGATGTGATCAAACCTTTGCCTGAACCTGAGGAGGAGGCGACGAAGAGTGAGGCCACAGGTCAGagaaccaacaacaacaaccacaacaacaaccacaacaacaaccacaacaacaacaacaacaacaacaacaaccacaacaacaaccacaacaacatcaGAGTTTCAAACCCTCTAGTTTCAGTCATAAAGTAGAATTCTCTGCTTGGTGGTTTCAGATTGTCCGTGTTTACATTCTGCTAAAACCAAAGAGTCCGGCACCaagactgcagagaaaaaaggtttgtgggaaatatcacatttgtatCTTTAGAATTAGAGTCTAAATATCTTTATATTAAAGATGTAACTTTTAAATCAGACTTCATTAACTCTCCAGACCTGCTGCTAAtgtgtatttcatatttctagTTATTTGCTCTCTCTGTTTTAAACCTTTGCAAAGTGTCTCTGAActataattaaaaaatgtccaCATGAAAAGGTTGTTTTCCACCTGTTGCATGTGGATTCATTCCAGTCACAGAAACAAGTTATTGCAATAAAACGATCCTTCATATCTGTTTTTGTCAGGATGTAAACTCCAGGTCGGGTTCGTTAAAATCTCAGCTCAGTGTTTGTTCTTCCTGTTCGTAGCTTCACGTCtcatcatgtgtttattttcagaggCTCCGAGGAGGGTTTCAgctgtgaggaggaaaaaaggtaaatcaatgaattaattaaaaaatcagggattaaaagacaaataaagttAATGAAGTTAATATTTTAGTCTCAAACGCTGATGTAGAATAATTCAGGCCTGGAAAACATCTAATCATCAAAATAGAAATTGAAACAATGTGAGGTTCAATTTATCCACTTCTActttcttttaatttcagaCCGCGACGCTGTGAAAACAGACGACAAGCCGAAAAGGAAAGGTAAAAGTGAACACTGCAAAGATTCCACCTTCAAACCACATTTACCtcaaaataaactgaatgtATTTGATATAAAACTTGTTCGTGTCCAGCTCTTCCCAGAGTTGCGAGTCTGGAGCCGAAGATCAGGAGGATCAGGAGAATCCCGGTTCCTCTCAGAGGTACGACAGCTCAACAATGATGATATGAATGGTTTCGACTGATGGCAGTAAAATATACACGTTTGTGATTAatctcatgttttctctttcaaataTACAAAGTCAAGAGGGACGAGAAGACAAAAACTTCCAAAACAGGTAACGCGTGTATTTATACTCGTGGTAGATAATAGAGATTAGAAATGAACCGTGTGAGGACGACTTGTTTTTACATCTGAATGTTTCTAACGACAGAGACAGCGTCCAAAAAACAAGACGAGGTCCCAGAGTCCGGACAAGAAGGTTTGACTGATCTCTTCACTATGATTTAGAAAAGAAATCCACCAACCAGAGCCGTTTCTGTCCATATACAAAGTTTTTACAGACTCATAAGGtccctgtgacctttgaccttgaatATATTCAGTTCAtatgagtccaagtgacaactggtcaagaTGAGCAGAGATTTACAGAAGGCCGACTTGAGATGTTCGAGAGAAAGATCCTGatttgtgacctttgacctgaaaCCACTCAAATATAATGAGAATCTGTGAAAGTGTCTCTCTCGTGCTCTGAAGATAACaaacagtgacctttgacctccaaatcCTGTtcaattcatctttgagttcaaCTCAATGTTTGAAACTAAAACTCCGTCAATGCATtcctgagatatcgtgttcacaacaaTGTGACGTAATGCATCCGGCCCCCGACGCTGATATTCCTCATGTTTACTTTAATCTGATTATGTTTAATGATCTTATGATGTCATAACTGAAGGATGCAAACCcccaacatttattttcttccctctccttcAGTCGGCCCCTGCAGACCTGCCCCCGTCTACTGTCCGTCTCCGCCTGGCTGGTACGGTAAGTAAAACTTTTAGATATGAACAATATATAACTTTGAAAACCTCCGTGTCAACATGTGAACTCTTCCTCTTCCAGTTCATCACATCGTCACAGACAACCCGTACCCTCCTCCCACCATGTCAGGTATTTACAGCCGCCTCATATCAGCCATAACTCATATTTCTCATATTTCTCTTCTCCCGACAAACACTATTTTACTTCTTTCAGCTCCGTCTGCTCCTGTTCTCACCGTCCACCCCGGAGCGCCGCCGCCGCCGATGCAGCCGCTCTACCATCAGCCCCCTCCCCCGCTGATGCACTATCAACCATATCCTCCGCCGCTGCAGCCGGTGATGCAGCCTCCACCAGAACCAGCTCAGCCGGCTGAAGCGGTGCCGCCAGTGGCCCCAGAGCAGGAGGCCCCGGTGCAGGAGGCCCCGGTGCAGCCGGAGGTTCAGGCTCCAGCTGCCGAAGCTCCGCCGGCCGCAACTCTGCTCCACGGTGAGGAAGAGTTTGGTAGAAATAAAGTGCTGCTGTTCATTCTCAGGAACATTAATGAATTAATCTTGAAAAACTTTATCATTCACAATAAAACCATTAAATATACTAATGGaactattttttttcaaaagaaccagtgactgtggaggaagaggtgaaGGCTCCACCCCCCCAGAAaggtatttcattattatttaaacgcacataattatttttcttttaccagTGAATGATACAATAATGAACATGTGACAATTTGCAGCTGCTAAGAAGAAAACAACGAAGGCGACTGACTCAGAGAAAGGTACGGTTCAATTCCCCAGATCCATTAAATCCTCGACTCGTCAACAAACTGTTGGAAACTACATCTGCTGCACTGAAACAGTGACGTGTGAATAAATTCATTACGGAAAATTTACTGCTTCTCTCCAATTATCCTTCAGAGCCGCCAGCAGCCAAACAGAAAACTAAGAAAGGTGATTAATGATAATTGTCagatgatgttttctctgttttacacttaaatgttgttATGAATGAAACACACGAGAACACAAACAGGTTCACACACTGAGACGATATAAATAACATCAATCATTTGTTAATCGTAGATGCTGTTGTTTCCAAAGACAAAACCAAAGCAGCTCCTGCAAAGAAAGGTGAGTGACTCATTAACGTCTCTGTCCACCGCAGTGAATATTTATTTAGAGTAATGATCTTCTCATTGTTGTGACAGACTCCGCagcaaaagaagagaaaaccaaAAGTCCTGCAGCAGCGAAAAAAGGTAACGCACATTATAACACGACAAATGTCTGAGCGTCACGTCGAGCTGAATTCAActctttcacattttttttttttttttttacagagaaaactgtaaaagaaaaaaacaagactcCTGCAGCTGCAAAGAAAGGTAAAACATCATTCAGGTctaattaaagcaacactatgtcaCTTTTACCGAGcgacagcgccccctgcagccacacgtaGGGATTCATTCTGCTCAGACTCAGCGTCCAAGTGATGAAATGGTTTTCATCTAAT encodes:
- the LOC109641211 gene encoding dentin sialophosphoprotein-like isoform X4, which encodes MTEAVEARSSTTTTMVIDSKSGDAGSSSQRTPKKTFTEDVHSTFSSPLAWILVLALVITWSCVFVIVFDLMDYKTLSGGLTKIGSDPMKVVNDAVEESSNLISLMFKFAANLVAPEEDEANLYAVRKKGEFLPSRSKVVGMQAKTKPPVVEAVEEEEEGDEEEGDEEEAAEEEEEEEEEEQDEGDAEEGEQLDEEEEYEEYYEDEEYEDEYYEDEEYEDEEEYEEEEEYEEEEDYEEEEAEGEGEAGVEVEEAGGVEDDEEEGEEAAAEVEEEEEEEEEDEEEGKEVEDKVEEEDEEDEDEDEEEDEDEEEEEEGPDEEEKEEEKKDEAAVDEEEDVAEEEEDGLAAEVEQDDEDDDEDEKEPEAAAADTDEDDEGESKEETAEEEEDKEDEDDEVEEEKTDAADEDDEEESVAADAEDDDDEVSPEPSSTSEDEESGVSPDSESDAPVDVKVSDEDVTLPDDADKEDEEDKDDEDDEDDEDDKDDKVDEDDEDDKDDEDDEDDAFSDSSDLSESALLSSEEEAEEDGDDDDDEDDKLAEGVATSDSDEDDLKLDLPPVVTVGEDEEDDEIEELKFPEEEDLLLLAALEEDYGDLKDSDDDEDDDEDLEDVSVASSEHFADDEDDNEDSDLRDDDLDIDFDKDVRVDLDAEDDDDDDDEDDEDDKVEEEVDVAPFESTDSGVLGDDDDDDALGTDEGSVGETVYSDDITYDTSDEDDDDDDEDIDSSSLEFSLDQEEVKFVYTEKDEDEIISESLAGEEEEEEDDEDDEDDDVLLAATTAAASTVQQEAVKTEVGEEEEQLSQADDEDEAEEGDAEEAASVTGQPAAPVEEDEGGDEEPEAEAQRSVDEAEDEKEEYDEDDDEERATVDVIKPLPEPEEEATKSEATDCPCLHSAKTKESGTKTAEKKEAPRRVSAVRRKKDRDAVKTDDKPKRKALPRVASLEPKIRRIRRIPVPLRVKRDEKTKTSKTETASKKQDEVPESGQEVGPCRPAPVYCPSPPGWYVHHIVTDNPYPPPTMSAPSAPVLTVHPGAPPPPMQPLYHQPPPPLMHYQPYPPPLQPVMQPPPEPAQPAEAVPPVAPEQEAPVQEAPVQPEVQAPAAEAPPAATLLHEPVTVEEEVKAPPPQKAAKKKTTKATDSEKEPPAAKQKTKKDAVVSKDKTKAAPAKKDSAAKEEKTKSPAAAKKEKTVKEKNKTPAAAKKEAAAVRQKRKSSSEKTASPVKSKAKTAPAKKDPEPRPQPIRLRTRHDAVKRANVTSQAKEEKPARSSSSEPGKAEPAENKAAPDKEKQPSEAKKAKRASCAA
- the LOC109641211 gene encoding dentin sialophosphoprotein-like isoform X2, whose protein sequence is MTEAVEARSSTTTTMVIDSKSGDAGSSSQRTPKKTFTEDVHSTFSSPLAWILVLALVITWSCVFVIVFDLMDYKTLSGGLTKIGSDPMKVVNDAVEESSNLISLMFKFAANLVAPEEDEANLYAVRKKGEFLPSRSKVVGMQAKTKPPVVEAVEEEEEGDEEEGDEEEAAEEEEEEEEEEQDEGDAEEGEQLDEEEEYEEYYEDEEYEDEYYEDEEYEDEEEYEEEEEYEEEEDYEEEEAEGEGEAGVEVEEAGGVEDDEEEGEEAAAEVEEEEEEEEEDEEEGKEVEDKVEEEDEEDEDEDEEEDEDEEEEEEGPDEEEKEEEKKDEAAVDEEEDVAEEEEDGLAAEVEQDDEDDDEDEKEPEAAAADTDEDDEGESKEETAEEEEDKEDEDDEVEEEKTDAADEDDEEESVAADAEDDDDEVSPEPSSTSEDEESGVSPDSESDAPVDVKVSDEDVTLPDDADKEDEEDKDDEDDEDDEDDKDDKVDEDDEDDKDDEDDEDDAFSDSSDLSESALLSSEEEAEEDGDDDDDEDDKLAEGVATSDSDEDDLKLDLPPVVTVGEDEEDDEIEELKFPEEEDLLLLAALEEDYGDLKDSDDDEDDDEDLEDVSVASSEHFADDEDDNEDSDLRDDDLDIDFDKDVRVDLDAEDDDDDDDEDDEDDKVEEEVDVAPFESTDSGVLGDDDDDDALGTDEGSVGETVYSDDITYDTSDEDDDDDDEDIDSSSLEFSLDQEEVKFVYTEKDEDEIISESLAGEEEEEEDDEDDEDDDVLLAATTAAASTVQQEAVKTEVGEEEEQLSQADDEDEAEEGDAEEAASVTGQPAAPVEEDEGGDEEPEAEAQRSVDEAEDEKEEYDEDDDEERATVDVIKPLPEPEEEATKSEATDCPCLHSAKTKESGTKTAEKKEAPRRVSAVRRKKDRDAVKTDDKPKRKALPRVASLEPKIRRIRRIPVPLRVKRDEKTKTSKTETASKKQDEVPESGQEVGPCRPAPVYCPSPPGWYVHHIVTDNPYPPPTMSAPSAPVLTVHPGAPPPPMQPLYHQPPPPLMHYQPYPPPLQPVMQPPPEPAQPAEAVPPVAPEQEAPVQEAPVQPEVQAPAAEAPPAATLLHEPVTVEEEVKAPPPQKAAKKKTTKATDSEKEPPAAKQKTKKDAVVSKDKTKAAPAKKDSAAKEEKTKSPAAAKKEKTVKEKNKTPAAAKKEAAAVRQKRKSSSEKTASPVKSKAKTAPAKKDPEPRPQPIRLRTRHDAVKRANVTSQAKEEKPARSSSSEPGKAEPAENKAAPDKEKQPSEAKEPQTEDDATEQKKPGQRYFQCIYVPGKNAQYPLRPFTPAMSPAMMSPALRSMLEQQRAARASGQ
- the LOC109641211 gene encoding dentin sialophosphoprotein-like isoform X1, whose product is MTEAVEARSSTTTTMVIDSKSGDAGSSSQRTPKKTFTEDVHSTFSSPLAWILVLALVITWSCVFVIVFDLMDYKTLSGGLTKIGSDPMKVVNDAVEESSNLISLMFKFAANLVAPEEDEANLYAVRKKGEFLPSRSKVVGMQAKTKPPVVEAVEEEEEGDEEEGDEEEAAEEEEEEEEEEQDEGDAEEGEQLDEEEEYEEYYEDEEYEDEYYEDEEYEDEEEYEEEEEYEEEEDYEEEEAEGEGEAGVEVEEAGGVEDDEEEGEEAAAEVEEEEEEEEEDEEEGKEVEDKVEEEDEEDEDEDEEEDEDEEEEEEGPDEEEKEEEKKDEAAVDEEEDVAEEEEDGLAAEVEQDDEDDDEDEKEPEAAAADTDEDDEGESKEETAEEEEDKEDEDDEVEEEKTDAADEDDEEESVAADAEDDDDEVSPEPSSTSEDEESGVSPDSESDAPVDVKVSDEDVTLPDDADKEDEEDKDDEDDEDDEDDKDDKVDEDDEDDKDDEDDEDDAFSDSSDLSESALLSSEEEAEEDGDDDDDEDDKLAEGVATSDSDEDDLKLDLPPVVTVGEDEEDDEIEELKFPEEEDLLLLAALEEDYGDLKDSDDDEDDDEDLEDVSVASSEHFADDEDDNEDSDLRDDDLDIDFDKDVRVDLDAEDDDDDDDEDDEDDKVEEEVDVAPFESTDSGVLGDDDDDDALGTDEGSVGETVYSDDITYDTSDEDDDDDDEDIDSSSLEFSLDQEEVKFVYTEKDEDEIISESLAGEEEEEEDDEDDEDDDVLLAATTAAASTVQQEAVKTEVGEEEEQLSQADDEDEAEEGDAEEAASVTGQPAAPVEEDEGGDEEPEAEAQRSVDEAEDEKEEYDEDDDEERATVDVIKPLPEPEEEATKSEATDCPCLHSAKTKESGTKTAEKKEAPRRVSAVRRKKDRDAVKTDDKPKRKALPRVASLEPKIRRIRRIPVPLRVKRDEKTKTSKTETASKKQDEVPESGQEVGPCRPAPVYCPSPPGWYVHHIVTDNPYPPPTMSAPSAPVLTVHPGAPPPPMQPLYHQPPPPLMHYQPYPPPLQPVMQPPPEPAQPAEAVPPVAPEQEAPVQEAPVQPEVQAPAAEAPPAATLLHEPVTVEEEVKAPPPQKAAKKKTTKATDSEKEPPAAKQKTKKDAVVSKDKTKAAPAKKDSAAKEEKTKSPAAAKKEKTVKEKNKTPAAAKKEAAAVRQKRKSSSEKTASPVKSKAKTAPAKKDPEPRPQPIRLRTRHDAVKRANVTSQAKEEKPARSSSSEPAKMKSETAAERKGKAEPAENKAAPDKEKQPSEAKEPQTEDDATEQKKPGQRYFQCIYVPGKNAQYPLRPFTPAMSPAMMSPALRSMLEQQRAARASGQ